The segment TCGTTATACCCGAGATTGCATTAGCACCCGACATTAATGGAGTATGTAGGGTCGGAGGAACTTTGGTTATTAATTCAAAACCTACAAAAATAGCTAGGACAAAAACATATAAAATAAAAATTAATTCTATCTCATTCATTATTTGAATCTTTCACGTTCTTGGTATCATTTAAATTATTTTCCAAAAGATTTATTCCTTCATGGCTAGTACAAGTTTGTTGAGTTATTTCATCCTCTAAATCAATAATCAATTCTGTTTTAGGAATAAAATGTTTTAACAATGAAATAATATTAGCTGATAACATTTGACTAGCATGATTAGGAATTTGACTGGGTAAATTTATGGGGCCACTTATTATTACATCGTTAGAAATAATGGTCTCCCCAGGTTTAGTAAGTTCACAGTTACCGCCCATTTCAGCTGCCATATCTATTATTACTGATCCAGGCTTCATACTAGAAACCATATCTTTATTAACTAATAATGGAGCAGGTCGTCCTGGTATCAAAGCAGTAGTAATAACATAGTCAGCTAATGCGACATTTTGATGAACTAAGGCATCTTCTTTTACTTTAATATCATTTGTAACTTCTTTTGCATATCCACTGGAATCTTCTAAATTTTGCTCTCCAAAATCTAATTGTAAAAATTTCGCTCCTAGACTTTCCACTTGTTCCTTAACAACAGGCCTAACATCATAAGCACTAACAACAGCTCCTAATCTTCTTGAAGTAGCAATAGACTGTAAACCAGCTACACCTGCGCCAAGAATTAACCCATGTGCTGGGGGTATAGTACCTGCAGCAGTCATCATCATTGGAAAAATCTTTCCAAGTAACTGCGCAGCAATCAGGGTAGCTTTATAACCAGCTAAACTACTTTGAGAACTAAGTATATCCATACTTTGGGCTCTTGCTATACGAGGAATAGTACCTAGATTGATAAGCGTTACTTGCCCTTTGGCAGCATTATTAGCAAATTCATTATTCAAATTTAAAGGTATATTAGTAATTAATGTTTTACCTTTTTGTATTTTATTTATAATATCAGGGTCATTTGAATTTAATGATAATATAATATCAGGCGTACTTAGAATATCAGAATTATTAGAAATAGATGCACCAACGTCAGTGTATAAAGTGTCTGGGAAAAAGGCGCCACTCCCCGAGTTAGATTCAATATAAACGCTATGTCCTAGTTTTATTAATTTCGCGGCATCAGCTGGTGTCAATAAAACACGTTTTTCGCTATCTTTAACTTGATTAATTACACCAATTTTCATAAATTCCCAACATAAATTAGAGTTTACTTTGTGAAAAGAATAACGCACTCGAATTATAGCTTCAAGGGCTATCAACACTTAATAGATTATTTCTATGCAATTTAAAGGTTTTATCGATAGCTTATCAACAAAATCATTTGTTTTTCCGTGCTAATTCTAGCATTTCTATAGCACTTTTTCTTCCTTGTATGCCAGTATTACCTAACATTGAAGAGATTTCATCTACCCTAGAAGAATCATTCAAAACTTCTGCTTGTATATCGAAAGAATCATGATCATCAATACGATTTAGTCGAATATGATGATCTGCAAATGAAGCAACTTGTGGGAGGTGTGTAATACAAAAAACCTGCCTATTTTTGCTTAGTTTTATAAATTTTGTGCCTAATATAAATCCTAAGCGACCTCCAACACCTGAGTCTATTTCGTCAAATACAATGAGGGGAATTTTATCAATTTCAGATAAAATGATTCTTAATCCCAACATAACCCGTGAAGCTTCTCCCCCAGAAACTATATTATTTAGTGACAAAAATGGATTATTGCCTTCAGCCATTAAAAACTCCACTTTATCCTTGCCAGTTCGTGATATTACAGATTTATTACCATTTACATCATCCACTTCTATACTA is part of the SAR202 cluster bacterium genome and harbors:
- a CDS encoding NAD(P) transhydrogenase subunit alpha; this encodes MKIGVINQVKDSEKRVLLTPADAAKLIKLGHSVYIESNSGSGAFFPDTLYTDVGASISNNSDILSTPDIILSLNSNDPDIINKIQKGKTLITNIPLNLNNEFANNAAKGQVTLINLGTIPRIARAQSMDILSSQSSLAGYKATLIAAQLLGKIFPMMMTAAGTIPPAHGLILGAGVAGLQSIATSRRLGAVVSAYDVRPVVKEQVESLGAKFLQLDFGEQNLEDSSGYAKEVTNDIKVKEDALVHQNVALADYVITTALIPGRPAPLLVNKDMVSSMKPGSVIIDMAAEMGGNCELTKPGETIISNDVIISGPINLPSQIPNHASQMLSANIISLLKHFIPKTELIIDLEDEITQQTCTSHEGINLLENNLNDTKNVKDSNNE